One Hypomesus transpacificus isolate Combined female chromosome 6, fHypTra1, whole genome shotgun sequence DNA segment encodes these proteins:
- the LOC124468379 gene encoding tumor necrosis factor alpha-induced protein 2-like has protein sequence MTGSSGETLTAKGSGPRGGMVCPKPDGQSNVRAVKDKLKKQLKIPGFKRCPKTPKPSTSNAVEIPPPKMVVLSFMDHLNQKALAEASKHLISLEEQLFTQKGAETEGGSLTRNGEEEDKLHEDYQTLLVQLWMAVHDSFNPAPSREHLEVLRCAVIAVMQQEEQDRQWEDCPDGLSPPEWRPLMCRSYHNSLLQKMVESRLRNATVQRDIEGADNLSTDMKREVCKGGNCLKKDLLVVVRDVKDCYPQDLDICNLYASLYHQTFSKQLTELARSGLDVDDCTYLLFWINDYYPNTILQDKELKININCESMGSLVPEEDQAVLEEQYVAHKEDKVITWFDEALKNEVKDWHRGKMPDIIDGYCFCPLAIYIIQVINCAVNECKSILGNKCKTQRILSKLESFLISYKNFLDEFMKGRRDNTQAILKANLVSIKQIRDFIIGEDDSMSEEMKAKCLLILTSLKDCCNGYFIGPMQEELKVQYKRLWTHDWLTGSQNVLDNILETLYKNLENFTDLKPVCREELLGRLHTDVMVEYVKRMMKRKIKLRNSEQQGNAARLLSEDNRKLHSFFIEEWGSKESWLSEILPKLAEVLRLQDPGSIQLEMFTLAIKYPDLRTSHVSALLSLKTNLSAADTRTIKESLKENRLSFTSANDVRPFFSKVPLKLINKVGTSWSLLRSVKCNC, from the exons atgactgggtccagtggagagacttTGACAG CTAAAGGATCCGGACCTCGCGGTGGAATGGTTTGCCCAAAACCTGACGGTCAAAGTAACGTCAGAGCAGTGAAGGATAAGTTAAAAAAGCAACTGAAAATACCTGGCTTTAAGCGATGCCCAAAGACTCCAAAACCTAGCACCAGTAATGCAGTGGAGATCCCTCCTCCAAAAA TGGTGGTTCTAAGCTTCATGGATCACCTGAATCAGAAAGCCTTGGCAGAGGCCTCCAAGCATCTGATCTCTCTGGAGGAGCAGCTCTTCACTCAGAAAGGTGCAGAGACTGAGGGGGGGAGTCTGACCAggaatggggaggaggaggacaagctgCATGAAGACTATCAAACTCTACTGGTCCAGTTATGGATGGCTGTTCATGACAGCTTCAATCCCGCGCCTTCAAGAGAACACCTGGAGGTTCTGCGTTGTGCCGTGATCGCCGTAATGCAACAGGAAGAGCAAGACCGCCAATGGGAGGACTGCCCGGATGGTCTCAGTCCTCCTGAATGGCGTCCTCTTATGTGCCGAAGCTACCACAACTCATTGCTTCAAAAGATGGTGGAGTCACGGTTGAGGAATGCAACCGTACAACGAGATATTGAAGGTGCAGACAACCTGTCAACAGATATGAAGCGGGAGGTGTGTAAAGGTGGGAATTGCTTGAAGAAAGACCTTCTTGTGGTCGTCAGAGACGTGAAAGACTGCTACCCACAGGATTTGGATATTTGTAATCTGTACGCAAGCTTGTATCACCAAACCTTCTCCAAACAACTAACAGAGCTAGCCCGTTCTGGACTTGATGTGGATGACTGTACCTATCTTCTGTTCTGGATCAATGATTACTATCCAAA CACCATCTTGCAAGATAAAGAACTTAAAATTAACATCAACTGTGAGTCCATGGGAAGTCTCGTGCCTGAAGAAGACCAGGCAGTATTAGAGGAACAGTATGTAGCACACAAAGAG GATAAAGTAATAACTTGGTTTGATGAAGCTCTAAAAAACGAAGTGAAGGATTGGCATAGGGGAAAGATGCCTGATATCATAGATGGATACTGTTTCTGCCCCCTTGCCATATACATCATACAG GTTATCAACTGTGCTGTGAACGAATGCAAGTCTATTCTGGGCAACAAGTGCAAAACCCAGAGAATCCTGTCGAAGCTGGAAAGCTTCTTGATAAG CTATAAAAACTTTCTGGATGAGTTTATGAAAGGAAGACGAGACAATACACAGGCCATCTTGAAAGCTAACCTGGTTAGCATCAAGCAAATCAG GGACTTCATAATAGGAGAAGACGACTCAATGTCAGAGGAGATGAAAGCAAAATGTTTGCTTATTTTAACGTCCCTGAAAGATTGTTGCAATGGATACTTCATTGGTCCCATGCAAGAAGAGCTAAAG GTGCAGTATAAAAGGTTGTGGACTCATGACTGGCTTACAGGAAGTCAAAATGTACTGGACAACATTCTAGAGACTCTGTACAAGAACTTGGAAAACTTCACAGATCTGAAACCTGTCTGTCGAGAG GAACTCCTGGGTCGGCTCCACACAGACGTGATGGTGGAGTATGtgaagaggatgatgaagaggaagatAAAGTTGAGAAACAGTGAACAGCAGGGGAATGCAGCCAGGTTACTAAGTGAAGACAACAGAAAACTCCATAGTTTCTTCATTGAAGAATGG GGTTCTAAAGAGAGTTGGCTGAGTGAGATCCTTCCTAAACTGGCAGAGGTCCTGAGATTACAAGATCCAGGGAGCATCCAGCTGGAGATGTTCACACTGGCTATAAAATACCCCGACCTCAG AACCAGTCATGTATCCGCCCTGCTCTCCCTCAAAACCAACTTGTCGGCAGCTGATACTCGCACCATCAAGGAAAGCCTGAAGGAGAACCGCCTCTCGTTCACCTCAGCCAATGACGTGCGTCCATTCTTCTCTAAGGTTCCACTGAAATTGATAAACAAGGTCGGGACAAGTTGGAGTTTGTTAAGGAGTGTTAAGTGTAACTGTTGA
- the LOC124469150 gene encoding tumor necrosis factor alpha-induced protein 2-like: MVYPKHDGQSDLRAVKDKFKKQLKIPGFKRCPKTPKPSTSNAVEIPPPKVLVLSFMDHLNQKALAEASKHLISLEEQLFTQKGAETEGGSLTRSGEEEDKLHEDYQTLLVQLWMAVHDSFSPAPSREHLEVLRCAVIAVMQQEEQDHQWEDCPDGLSPPEWRPLMCRSTHNSLLQKMVESRLRNATVQQDIEGADNLSTNMKREVCKVGKCLKKDLLVVVRDVKDCYPQDLDICNLYASLYHQTFSKQLIELARSGLDVEDCTYLLFWINDYYPNTILQDKELKMNINCESMGSLVPEEDQAVLEEQYLAHKEDKVITWFDEALKNEVKDWQKGKMPDIIDGYCFCPLAIDIIQVINCAVNECKSILGNKSKGQRILSKLESFLISYKHFLDEFMKGRRDNTQAILKANLVSIKQIRDFIIGEDDSMSKEIKAKCLLILTSLKDCCNGYFIVPMQEELKVQYKKLWTHDWLTGSQNVLDNILETLYKNLENFTDLKPVCREELLGRLHTDVMVEYVKRMMKRKIKLRNSEQQGNAARLLSEDNRTLNSFFIEEWGSKESWLSEILPKLAEVLRLQDPGSIQLEIVTLAVDHPDLRTSHVSTLLSLKTNLSAADTRTIKESLEENRLSLTTANDMPPFFSKVPVKWINKIM, from the exons ATGGTTTACCCAAAACATGACGGTCAAAGTGACCTCAGAGCCGTGAAGGATAAGTTTAAAAAGCAACTGAAAATACCTGGCTTTAAGCGATGCCCAAAGACTCCAAAACCTAGCACCAGTAATGCAGTGGAGATCCCTCCTCCAAAAG TGCTGGTTCTAAGCTTCATGGATCACCTGAATCAGAAAGCGTTGGCAGAGGCCTCCAAGCATCTGATCTCTCTGGAGGAGCAGCTCTTCACTCAGAAAGGTGCAGAGACTGAGGGGGGGAGTCTGACcaggagtggggaggaggaggacaagctgCATGAAGACTATCAAACTCTACTGGTCCAGTTATGGATGGCTGTTCATGACAGCTTCAGTCCCGCACCTTCAAGAGAACACCTGGAGGTTCTGCGTTGTGCCGTGATCGCCGTAATGCAACAAGAAGAGCAAGACCATCAATGGGAGGACTGCCCGGATGGTCTCAGTCCTCCTGAATGGCGTCCTCTTATGTGCCGAAGCACTCACAACTCATTGCTTCAAAAGATGGTGGAGTCACGGTTGAGGAATGCAACCGTACAACAAGATATTGAAGGTGCAGACAACCTGTCAACAAATATGAAGCGGGAGGTGTGTAAGGTGGGGAAATGTTTAAAGAAAGACCTTCTTGTGGTCGTCAGAGACGTGAAAGACTGCTACCCACAGGATTTGGATATTTGTAATCTGTACGCAAGCTTGTATCACCAAACCTTCTCCAAACAACTAATAGAGCTAGCCCGTTCTGGACTTGATGTGGAGGACTGTACCTATCTTCTGTTCTGGATCAATGATTACTATCCAAA CACCATCTTGCAAGATAAAGAACTTAAAATGAACATCAACTGTGAGTCCATGGGAAGTCTCGTGCCTGAAGAAGACCAGGCAGTATTAGAGGAACAGTATCTAGCACACAAAGAG GATAAAGTAATAACTTGGTTTGATGAAGCTCTAAAGAACGAAGTGAAGGATTGGCAGAAAGGAAAGATGCCTGATATCATAGATGGATACTGTTTCTGCCCCCTTGCCATAGACATCATACAG GTTATCAACTGTGCTGTGAACGAATGCAAGTCTATTCTGGGAAACAAGAGCAAAGGCCAGAGAATCCTGTCAAAGCTGGAAAGCTTCTTGATTAG CTATAAACACTTTCTGGATGAGTTCATGAAAGGAAGACGAGACAACACACAGGCCATCTTGAAAGCTAACCTGGTTAGCATCAAGCAAATCAG GGACTTCATAATAGGAGAAGACGACTCAATGTCAAAGGAGATAAAAGCAAAATGTTTGCTTATTTTAACGTCCCTGAAAGATTGTTGCAATGGATACTTCATTGTTCCCATGCAAGAAGAGCTAAAG GTGCAGTATAAAAAGTTGTGGACTCATGACTGGCTTACAGGAAGTCAAAATGTACTGGACAACATTCTAGAGACACTGTACAAGAACTTGGAAAACTTCACAGATCTGAAACCTGTCTGTAGAGAG GAACTCCTGGGTCGGCTCCACACAGACGTGATGGTGGAGTATGtgaagaggatgatgaagaggaagatAAAGTTGAGAAACAGTGAGCAGCAGGGAAATGCAGCCAGGTTACTAAGTGAAGACAACAGAACACTAAATAGTTTCTTCATTGAAGAATGG GGTTCTAAAGAGAGCTGGCTGAGTGAGATCCTTCCTAAACTGGCAGAGGTCCTGAGACTACAAGACCCAGGGAGCATCCAGCTGGAGATTGTCACACTGGCTGTAGACCACCCCGACCTCAG AACCAGTCATGTgtccaccctgctctccctcaAAACCAACTTGTCGGCAGCTGATACTCGCACCATCAAAGAAAGCCTGGAGGAGAACCGCCTCTCACTCACCACAGCCAATGACATGCCTCCGTTCTTCTCTAAGGTTCCAGTGAAATGGATAAACAAGATCATGTGA